In Chloroflexota bacterium, a genomic segment contains:
- a CDS encoding succinate dehydrogenase flavoprotein subunit, producing MTQTHRYDAVIVGAGGAGLWAALELAKSQANIAVLTKMYPTRSHTGTAQGGIGAALGNLEEDHWEWHMFDTVKGGDYLSDQDASEILAREAVETVYALEHMGLPFNRTPEGKIDQRRFGGHTHHEGKGPVRRACFAADRTGHMILQTLYQQCIKHETHFFNEYQVLDLIIENNVCSGVVAVDIATGELHIFHGKATIIAAGGFGKMFKVTSNAHSLTGDPVAMLYRHGYPLEDMEFFQFHPTGIYKMGILMSEAARGEGGVLINDQGERFMERYAPTMLDLAPRDMISRFMQMEINEGRGIGGKDYVYLDIRPESINRYKSAPGGNPVTEHELRAKLPDIIEMMELYLGVDPMKEPVPTQPTAHYAMGGIPTDNDGRVVIDEKNTVLPGLYAAGECACVSVHGANRLGTNSLVDILVFGRRSGLSAAQYVKQADFASLPANAEANVRAEIDRLSSGTGTENAAQIRCAMQEIMTAQCGVFRTGAGLEQVKQTLADLKTRYHQVSITDKTKKFNTELLEALELGYLLDLAEATAHSAAARTESRGAHAREDFPNRDDKNWLKHTLIARRDGTFESRYKPVVITRYQPKERKY from the coding sequence ATGACCCAAACACATCGTTACGACGCCGTCATCGTCGGCGCAGGCGGCGCGGGCTTGTGGGCGGCGCTCGAACTCGCCAAGAGTCAAGCCAATATCGCGGTGCTCACGAAAATGTATCCGACGCGTTCGCATACCGGGACGGCGCAGGGCGGCATCGGCGCGGCGCTCGGTAATCTCGAAGAAGACCACTGGGAATGGCACATGTTCGACACCGTGAAAGGCGGTGATTATCTTTCCGATCAAGACGCGTCCGAAATTCTCGCGCGCGAAGCGGTCGAGACAGTGTACGCGTTGGAGCACATGGGCTTGCCGTTCAACCGTACGCCCGAAGGTAAAATTGATCAGCGACGTTTCGGCGGGCACACGCATCACGAAGGCAAAGGTCCAGTGCGCCGCGCGTGTTTCGCGGCGGATCGCACCGGGCACATGATTTTGCAAACACTCTATCAACAGTGCATCAAACATGAAACGCATTTCTTTAACGAATACCAGGTTCTCGATCTCATCATCGAAAATAATGTCTGTAGCGGCGTCGTCGCGGTAGACATCGCGACCGGCGAGTTGCATATTTTTCACGGCAAGGCGACGATCATCGCGGCGGGCGGATTCGGCAAAATGTTCAAGGTCACGTCGAACGCGCATTCGCTTACCGGTGATCCAGTCGCGATGTTGTATCGGCACGGGTATCCGCTCGAAGATATGGAATTTTTCCAATTCCATCCGACCGGCATTTACAAGATGGGCATCTTGATGTCCGAAGCCGCGCGCGGCGAAGGCGGCGTGCTGATCAACGACCAGGGCGAGCGCTTCATGGAACGTTACGCGCCGACGATGCTCGACCTTGCGCCGCGCGATATGATCTCGCGTTTTATGCAGATGGAAATCAACGAGGGGCGCGGCATCGGCGGCAAGGATTACGTCTATCTCGATATTCGCCCGGAGAGCATCAACCGGTACAAGAGCGCGCCGGGCGGCAATCCGGTGACCGAGCACGAACTGCGCGCGAAACTGCCGGACATTATCGAGATGATGGAATTGTATCTCGGCGTGGATCCGATGAAAGAACCGGTGCCGACGCAACCGACCGCGCATTACGCGATGGGCGGCATTCCGACCGACAACGATGGGCGCGTCGTGATAGACGAAAAGAATACGGTGCTCCCTGGTTTGTACGCGGCGGGCGAATGCGCGTGCGTTTCGGTGCACGGCGCGAATCGCCTCGGCACGAACTCGCTCGTAGATATTCTCGTGTTCGGTCGTCGCTCTGGGTTGAGCGCGGCGCAGTACGTCAAGCAAGCCGATTTCGCGTCACTACCCGCGAACGCGGAGGCGAATGTGCGCGCGGAGATTGATCGCTTGTCGAGCGGGACCGGCACGGAAAACGCCGCGCAGATTCGCTGCGCGATGCAAGAGATCATGACCGCGCAGTGCGGCGTGTTTCGCACTGGCGCGGGTTTGGAGCAGGTCAAGCAAACGCTCGCGGATTTGAAAACGCGTTACCACCAAGTTTCGATCACCGACAAGACGAAAAAGTTCAACACCGAATTGCTCGAAGCGCTCGAACTCGGCTACTTGCTTGATCTTGCCGAAGCGACCGCGCACAGCGCGGCGGCGCGCACCGAATCGCGCGGCGCGCACGCGCGCGAAGATTTTCCGAATCGCGACGACAAGAACTGGCTCAAGCACACGCTGATCGCGCGACGCGATGGCACGTTTGAATCGCGGTACAAACCGGTGGTCATTACGCGGTACCAGCCGAAGGAGAGAAAGTATTAG